In the genome of Streptomyces collinus, one region contains:
- a CDS encoding FadR/GntR family transcriptional regulator produces the protein MAVTDEAIEKIKGMIVSGALRPGDRLPKESELAADLGLSRNSLREAVRALSLIRILDVRQGDGTYVTSLDPQLLLEALSFVVDFHRDDTVLEFLAVRRILEPAATAMAASRISEQQLDALTAQLDRLGEDPSVEDLVACDLEFHRGIVHSSGNSVLCSLLDGLSGPTTRARIWRGLTQEDAVARTLREHRAILAALRDRDAEAARSWATVHIASVEQWLRSTL, from the coding sequence ATGGCAGTCACCGACGAGGCGATCGAGAAGATCAAGGGAATGATCGTCTCCGGCGCGCTGCGCCCGGGCGACCGGCTGCCCAAGGAGAGCGAACTCGCCGCCGACCTCGGGCTGTCCCGCAACTCCCTGAGGGAGGCGGTGCGCGCCCTGTCGCTGATCCGGATCCTGGACGTACGGCAGGGTGACGGCACGTACGTCACCAGCCTCGACCCGCAACTCCTGCTGGAGGCGCTGAGCTTCGTCGTCGACTTCCACCGCGACGACACGGTCCTGGAGTTCCTCGCCGTGCGCCGCATCCTGGAGCCGGCCGCGACCGCGATGGCGGCCTCGCGGATCAGCGAGCAGCAGCTGGACGCGCTGACGGCCCAGCTGGACAGGCTCGGCGAGGACCCCTCCGTGGAGGATCTCGTCGCCTGCGACCTGGAGTTCCACCGGGGCATCGTGCACAGCTCGGGCAACTCCGTCCTGTGCTCGCTGCTCGACGGTCTCTCGGGTCCCACCACCCGGGCCCGCATCTGGCGGGGCCTCACCCAGGAGGACGCCGTCGCCCGCACCCTGCGCGAGCACCGGGCGATCCTCGCCGCCCTGCGCGACCGGGACGCCGAGGCGGCGCGCTCGTGGGCGACCGTCCACATCGCGAGTGTGGAGCAGTGGCTGCGCTCCACGCTGTGA
- a CDS encoding glycerol-3-phosphate dehydrogenase/oxidase encodes MTTKSTLQTVPALGTHPASGSNPSRAETREQLSKASYDLLVIGGGILGISTAWHAAQSGLRVALVDAGDFAGATSSASSKLLHGGLRYLQTGAVKLVAENHFERRAVSRQVAPHLANPLTFYLPVYKGGPHGAAKLGAGVFAYSALSAFGDGVGHLLSPAKAAQDVPELRTENLKAVAVYGDDQMNDARMALMTVRGAVEAGAVVLNHAEVTGLRFTQGRVTGAELKDRVSGDEFGVNARLVLNATGPWVDHLRRMENPNAAPSIRLSKGAHLVLKRTSPWKAALATPIDKYRITFALPWEDMLLLGTTDEVFEGDPADVSVTEQDITQILDEAAFSVRDQQLSRDLITYSFAGLRVLPGGPGDTAKAKRETVVTEGRGGMLSVAGGKWTTFRHIGRTIMKKLEALPGHPLGDDFEPISALPKKLPLPGIANPRAVAHRLLTDRPAPGPRMAADTAKHLATHYGSLAFDIARMANESPELAERVHPDAPEIWAQVVWARDHEWAETQDDVLRRRTTLTIRGLATDDVRAKVQDLLDKK; translated from the coding sequence ATGACCACCAAGTCCACCCTGCAGACCGTGCCTGCCCTGGGGACGCACCCGGCCTCCGGCTCGAACCCGAGCCGAGCCGAGACCAGGGAGCAGCTCTCCAAGGCGTCGTACGACCTTCTCGTGATCGGCGGCGGCATCCTGGGCATCTCCACCGCCTGGCACGCCGCGCAGTCCGGCCTCAGGGTGGCTCTGGTGGACGCCGGCGACTTCGCCGGCGCCACGTCCTCCGCCTCCTCCAAGCTCCTCCACGGCGGTCTGCGCTACCTGCAGACCGGCGCGGTGAAGCTGGTGGCGGAGAACCACTTCGAGCGCCGTGCGGTCTCCCGCCAGGTGGCTCCCCACCTGGCGAACCCGCTCACGTTCTACCTCCCCGTGTACAAGGGCGGGCCGCACGGCGCGGCGAAGCTCGGCGCGGGCGTCTTCGCCTACTCCGCGCTCTCCGCGTTCGGTGACGGCGTCGGGCACCTGCTGTCCCCGGCCAAGGCCGCGCAGGACGTGCCGGAGCTGCGCACCGAGAACCTCAAGGCCGTGGCCGTCTACGGCGACGACCAGATGAACGACGCCCGCATGGCGCTGATGACGGTCCGCGGGGCCGTCGAGGCGGGCGCGGTGGTCCTCAACCACGCCGAGGTGACGGGCCTGCGCTTCACCCAGGGCCGTGTCACCGGCGCCGAGCTGAAGGACCGTGTGTCCGGCGACGAGTTCGGCGTCAACGCCCGGCTCGTGCTGAACGCGACCGGCCCGTGGGTCGACCACCTGCGCAGGATGGAGAACCCGAACGCGGCGCCCTCCATCCGCCTGTCGAAGGGCGCGCACCTGGTCCTCAAGCGCACCTCCCCCTGGAAGGCCGCGCTCGCCACCCCGATCGACAAGTACCGCATCACCTTCGCCCTCCCCTGGGAGGACATGCTGCTGCTCGGCACGACCGACGAGGTGTTCGAGGGCGACCCGGCGGACGTCTCGGTCACCGAGCAGGACATAACCCAGATCCTCGACGAGGCCGCCTTCTCGGTCCGCGACCAGCAGCTGAGCCGCGACCTCATCACGTACTCCTTCGCCGGCCTGCGCGTGCTGCCGGGCGGCCCCGGCGACACCGCCAAGGCCAAGCGCGAGACGGTCGTGACCGAGGGCCGGGGCGGCATGCTGTCCGTCGCGGGCGGCAAGTGGACCACCTTCCGCCACATCGGCCGCACCATCATGAAGAAGCTGGAGGCGCTGCCGGGCCACCCGCTGGGCGACGACTTCGAGCCGATCAGCGCGCTGCCGAAGAAGCTGCCGCTGCCCGGCATCGCCAACCCGCGCGCGGTCGCCCACCGGCTGCTCACCGACCGGCCGGCGCCCGGCCCGCGCATGGCGGCCGACACCGCCAAGCACCTGGCGACGCACTACGGCTCGCTGGCCTTCGACATCGCCCGCATGGCCAACGAGAGCCCCGAGCTCGCCGAGCGCGTCCACCCCGACGCCCCGGAGATCTGGGCGCAGGTCGTCTGGGCCCGGGACCACGAGTGGGCCGAGACGCAGGACGACGTGCTGCGCCGCCGCACGACGCTGACGATCCGCGGCCTCGCCACGGACGACGTCCGCGCCAAGGTGCAGGACCTGCTCGACAAGAAGTAG
- a CDS encoding PAC2 family protein has protein sequence MIELEGVPELVDPVMVAAFEGWNDAGDAASTAVAYLDREWKGEVFAALDAEDYYDFQVNRPTVFMEAGVRKITWPTTRLSVVRVGGEKPRDLVLVRGIEPSMRWRSFCNELLGFAHELGVELVVVLGALLGDTPHTRPVPISGTTSDPDLARRMDLEETKYEGPTGIVGVLQEACTHAGVPAVSLWAAVPHYVSQPPNPKATLALLNRLEDLIDVRIPLGELPEDARAWQVGVDQLAAEDSEVAEYVQSLEEARDTAELPEASGDAIAREFERYLRRHDGGGPPGAGGHATADGSDSTSYLRDNPSGRTRPPKPPKPGTDDDESSED, from the coding sequence GTGATCGAGCTCGAGGGGGTTCCCGAGCTGGTCGACCCGGTCATGGTGGCCGCGTTCGAGGGCTGGAACGATGCCGGCGACGCCGCCTCCACCGCGGTCGCGTATCTGGACCGGGAATGGAAGGGCGAGGTCTTCGCGGCGCTGGACGCCGAGGACTACTACGACTTCCAGGTCAACCGCCCCACGGTGTTCATGGAAGCGGGCGTCCGCAAGATCACCTGGCCCACGACCAGGCTGTCGGTGGTCCGGGTCGGCGGTGAGAAGCCGCGCGACCTCGTCCTCGTGAGGGGCATCGAACCGTCCATGCGGTGGCGTTCGTTCTGCAACGAACTGCTGGGCTTCGCACACGAACTGGGCGTGGAACTGGTGGTCGTCCTGGGCGCCCTGCTCGGCGACACCCCGCACACCCGTCCGGTCCCGATCAGCGGCACGACGTCCGACCCGGACCTGGCCCGCCGCATGGACCTGGAGGAGACCAAGTACGAGGGCCCCACGGGCATCGTCGGCGTCCTCCAGGAGGCGTGCACGCACGCGGGCGTCCCGGCCGTCTCGCTGTGGGCGGCGGTGCCGCACTACGTGTCGCAGCCGCCGAACCCGAAGGCCACACTGGCCCTGCTGAACCGTCTGGAGGACCTGATCGACGTGCGCATCCCGCTGGGCGAGCTGCCCGAGGACGCGCGCGCCTGGCAGGTCGGCGTGGACCAGCTGGCCGCCGAGGACAGCGAGGTCGCCGAGTACGTCCAGTCGCTGGAGGAGGCGCGGGACACCGCCGAGCTGCCGGAGGCGTCCGGCGACGCCATCGCCCGGGAGTTCGAGCGCTATCTGCGGCGCCACGACGGTGGCGGACCCCCCGGGGCCGGCGGTCACGCCACGGCGGACGGCAGCGACAGCACCTCGTACCTTCGGGACAACCCCAGCGGCCGCACCCGCCCGCCGAAGCCGCCCAAGCCGGGCACGGACGACGACGAGTCGTCGGAGGACTGA
- the glpK gene encoding glycerol kinase GlpK: protein MTDAHTAGPFIAAIDQGTTSSRCIVFDRDGRIVSVDQKEHEQIFPKPGWVEHNATEIWTNVQEVVAGAIEKAGITRDDIKAIGITNQRETTVLWDKNTGEPVHNAIVWQDTRTDALCRELGRNVGQDRFRRETGLPLASYFAGPKARWLLDNVDGLKERAEAGDILFGTMDTWVIWNLTGGVNGGKHVTDVTNASRTMLMNLHTMQWDDKICESIGVPQQILPEIRSSAEVYGEITGGKLGDLLGGIPVASALGDQQAALFGQTCFAEGETKSTYGTGTFMVMNTGDKIINSYSGLLTTVGYKIGDQKTVYALEGSIAVTGSLVQWMRDQMGLISTAAEIETLALSVEDNGGAYFVPAFSGLFAPYWRSDARGVIAGLTRYVTKAHLARAVLEATAWQTREIADAMTKDSGVELAALKVDGGMTSNNLLMQTLADFVDAPVVRPMVAETTCLGAAYAAGLAVGFWNSTDDLRANWRRAAEWTPRMDAETRAREYKNWLKAVERTMGWLEDEE, encoded by the coding sequence GTGACCGACGCGCACACCGCCGGCCCCTTCATCGCCGCCATCGACCAGGGCACCACCTCCAGCCGCTGCATCGTGTTCGACCGGGACGGCCGGATCGTCTCCGTCGACCAGAAGGAGCACGAGCAGATCTTCCCGAAGCCGGGCTGGGTCGAGCACAACGCCACCGAGATCTGGACGAACGTCCAGGAGGTCGTCGCCGGGGCCATCGAGAAGGCCGGCATCACCCGCGACGACATCAAGGCCATCGGCATCACCAACCAGCGCGAGACGACCGTGCTGTGGGACAAGAACACCGGTGAGCCCGTCCACAACGCCATCGTCTGGCAGGACACCCGCACCGACGCCCTCTGCCGCGAGCTCGGCCGCAACGTCGGCCAGGACCGCTTCCGCCGCGAGACGGGCCTGCCCCTGGCCTCCTACTTCGCCGGCCCGAAGGCCCGCTGGCTGCTCGACAACGTCGACGGCCTGAAGGAGCGCGCCGAGGCGGGCGACATCCTCTTCGGCACCATGGACACCTGGGTCATCTGGAACCTGACCGGTGGTGTCAACGGCGGCAAGCACGTCACGGACGTCACCAACGCCTCGCGCACAATGCTCATGAACCTGCACACCATGCAGTGGGACGACAAGATCTGCGAGTCCATCGGCGTCCCGCAGCAGATCCTGCCCGAGATCCGCTCCTCCGCCGAGGTCTACGGCGAGATCACCGGCGGAAAGCTGGGCGACCTGCTCGGCGGCATCCCGGTCGCCTCGGCGCTCGGCGACCAGCAGGCGGCCCTGTTCGGCCAGACCTGTTTCGCCGAGGGCGAGACGAAGTCGACCTACGGCACCGGCACCTTCATGGTGATGAACACCGGTGACAAGATCATCAACTCCTACAGCGGCCTGCTGACCACGGTCGGCTACAAGATCGGCGACCAGAAGACGGTCTACGCCCTGGAGGGCTCGATCGCGGTCACCGGTTCGCTGGTGCAGTGGATGCGCGACCAGATGGGCCTGATCTCCACCGCCGCCGAGATCGAGACCCTCGCCCTGTCGGTCGAGGACAACGGCGGCGCCTACTTCGTGCCGGCCTTCTCCGGCCTGTTCGCCCCGTACTGGCGCTCCGACGCCCGCGGTGTGATCGCCGGCCTGACCCGGTACGTCACCAAGGCGCACCTCGCGCGCGCCGTCCTGGAGGCGACCGCCTGGCAGACGCGGGAGATCGCGGACGCCATGACGAAGGACTCCGGCGTGGAGCTGGCCGCCCTGAAGGTCGACGGCGGCATGACCTCCAACAACCTGCTGATGCAGACCCTCGCCGACTTCGTGGACGCCCCCGTGGTGCGCCCGATGGTCGCCGAGACCACCTGCCTCGGCGCCGCCTACGCCGCCGGTCTCGCCGTCGGCTTCTGGAACAGCACCGACGACCTGCGCGCCAACTGGCGGCGGGCCGCCGAGTGGACCCCCCGCATGGACGCGGAGACCCGCGCCCGTGAGTACAAGAACTGGCTCAAGGCCGTCGAGCGGACCATGGGCTGGCTCGAGGACGAGGAGTAA